One window of Epinephelus fuscoguttatus linkage group LG9, E.fuscoguttatus.final_Chr_v1 genomic DNA carries:
- the med7 gene encoding mediator of RNA polymerase II transcription subunit 7: MGEPQQVSALPPPPMQYIKEYTDENIRKGLAPKPPPPIRDNYMMFGNQFQCDDLIIRPLESQGIERLHPMQFDHKRELKKLNMSILVNFLDLLDILIKSPGSIKREEKLEDLKLLFVHMHHLINEYRPHQARETLRVMMEVQKRQRLETAERFQKHLERVVEMIQGCLASLPDDLPQMEGSDGASDGTRSVPAAASVGCSSGQAPRLKTEPMDVEEAGASCMAAGNQDKSAPASKRDKIWDKDAAMCSIIDEIA, translated from the coding sequence ATGGGTGAACCACAGCAGGTCAGTGCACTGCCCCCTCCGCCTATGCAGTACATCAAAGAAtacacagatgaaaacatcCGCAAAGGTCTGGCTCCTAAGCCACCTCCACCCATCAGAGACAACTACATGATGTTTGGTAACCAGTTCCAGTGTGACGACCTCATCATCCGGCCACTAGAGAGCCAAGGTATTGAGAGGCTCCATCCTATGCAGTTTGACCACAAAAGGGAGCTTAAGAAGCTCAACATGTCCATTCTCGTGAACTTTCTGGACCTTCTGGACATCCTTATCAAAAGCCCCGGCAGTATAAAGCGTGAAGAGAAGCTTGAGGACTTGAAGCTTCTGTTTGTTCATATGCACCATCTGATAAATGAGTACAGGCCGCATCAAGCCAGGGAGACACTGAGGGTGATGATGGAGGTGCAGAAGAGACAGAGGCTAGAGACAGCTGAGAGGTtccagaaacatctggagaggGTAGTGGAGATGATCCAGGGGTGCCTTGCGTCCTTACCTGATGACTTACCACAGATGGAGGGTTCGGATGGTGCTAGCGATGGGACAAGGAGTGTGCCTGCAGCGGCTAGTGTTGGTTGCTCATCTGGGCAGGCCCCTAGACTGAAAACTGAACCAATGGATGTAGAGGAAGCAGGTGCCAGCTGTATGGCAGCAGGTAACCAGGACAAGAGCGCCCCAGCTTCTAAGAGGGACAAAATATGGGACAAGGATGCTGCCATGTGCAGTATTATTGATGAAATTGCTTAA